The Aquicella lusitana genomic sequence GTTGACGAATATACCTTGCTCTCTATAATATGGTTAAATGTTTTTACATTCAACATCGTTTTACACATGATATTATTTAATGATGACCGATAATCACCATTATCAGAACTACTAAATCATTGACCCAAAATCGTGAGTGTCATTTCTAAAAAAAATATTCAGCGCGACAAAATAGAATTAGGCTATGGAAGCATTTGAGCTACTACATTTGGGTTGATAGGCACCTACTCGATAGTTCTTAATATCAACATTTATCGAATAGCTGGCCCGATTCCACCCATACCGCTTGTATCTAGAGCAATTTTGTTTTTCCTAATGGCCCAACCTCCTTTTGAACAAAAATTTATGAAAAAGTTTAAATTTGATTTATAAATGATGATTTATTCATGCTCCTTTTCAACAGTACTTTTTTTATTTGTAGATATCTTGAGATTAAGTTGGACTTCCGAAAAGGGCACAACCTTATTTCTGCCGGTGTTTTTAGCAACGTATAAAGCTTTATCGGCGGCTTCGATTAATTCTGAACCGGTTTTTCCATCTTGTGGATATTCAGATATGCCAATTGAGACGGTAATTTCGCCCGTATCTTGTGCACCGAATTTAACATGTAGCAATGAAACGGATTTGCGGATATTATCCGCACGCTTGATGGCCGTTTGCGCCTCAGTATCGTAAAGCACAATGATAAATTCTTCTCCGCCATATCGTGCTGCTAAGTCACCAGGACGTATCTCATTTATTAATAACTGAGATAGTTGCTTTAGAACCAAATCACCTGCATCATGGCCGTGTACATCATTAATTCTCTTAAAATGATCAAGATCTAACATTAAAACAGAAAGTGGTTGTTTTGTGCGTTCTGATTGATGAATTTGTTTTATAAGGAATTCTTCTAAATATCTCCGATTGTATAGAGAAGTTAAAGGATCACGAACGGATTGAAAACTCAAATTTTCCCGCAATCTCACGTTAGCTAAGGCAAGCGCTGCTAATTCTGCAAAAGCATTAACAAGCAATCGTTCATTGCTTGTTAGTTGTTGTTCGCCTTCTTTTTTAGCTACTTCAACATAGAGTAAACCATAAATATCATTTTGTGCGCGCAATGGCACACAAAGATAGGATATTTCTTCAGTAACATTATTGATTATATGATCACAAGTTAATTCTGTCTCTGAAAAACCTGCGTGATGAATATGACCTAATCGTAATGCCCAACATTGATCTTGAGTAAAATTGCTAGTATTTGAGATTGGCGATCCCCAGCTGGCACTCGCTTCAAGAAAATCTTTTGATGGATGCATAATATAAAATACACCTTTGGAAAAACTAAGCACTTTGCCACAATATTTAGCAGTGATTTCGCTTAATTCATTTATCGAGTTACAAGCCAGCATGACATCGCTCATTTCTAGTAATAGAGTGATCTTTTCATTTTTATCTTTCAGTTCATGCATGCCTTCATGCAATATATTTTCAGTTTTTAACCGCTCGGTAATATTTCTTTTGATATGCATCGCCCCAACAATATTATTTTGTGAGTTTTTTATTAAGCTAGATGTGACTTCATATATAATTTTTTTGTCATGTACATTAAATTCTATATTTTGAACATATTCTTTACCTTCGAGAGATTGTTTCCATGATGCTTTTAGTTTATTTTTTACTTCTGGAAAATTGATCAGAGCATCATCTAAACTCATTCCAATAGAAATTTTTGTATCAAAAAGACGCTGAAATTATTTTTCATAAGCGTGGTTAAAAATGATAAAACGATAGTTTAAATCAAGAGCAGCGATCATGTCACTTGCCCCTTCAATGATACTTCGTAATTGGTTTTCAAAATTTCTAATTTTGCTTTCGGCATGTCCTCGTTTTAATAGCTCTCGATTAAATAATAAAAATGCAATTAATAAAAAGATAACACTGATGGTTTGCCCAATCACAAAAATAACATCTGTAATAGTTGCATTGCGTATTGCGCTAATATTACGTTCATTTAATAATGTGAATTCTACTTGTACAATTTCATTTGTTAATGCTCTTATCTCATCAGAGACTGCTTGTGATTTTTGGAATAGATTCATGGCTTCTGGAGAGGATAATTTTCCATTATTTTTTATTTGTAACATTTGCTTTAACAAATCGATCCTTTTATTAATTAACGTAGATAACCTGATCGCTTTTTCATTTTGTGAAGGATTATCCGTTGTCAGTTCAGTTAAATTTGCCAATGATTTTTTTATTTTTGATACATTCTCGTTAAAGTCAGAAAGATAATTTTTATCATTAAATAATAGATAGCCACGTTGTCTGGTTTCTAAATAAGTTAAATGATAAAGCGAGTTATGTGAGGCTAATATTACTTGATAGGTGTGCGCTACCCATCGGTTAGCATTTTTTAGATTATAAAATTGATAAGCTGAAATACAACTGATAGCAATGATGATCGCAATTGCTGATAAAAAAACAGAATGAGTAACTGTTTTTTTGCTTTTTATTGTCTCATTTGGGACAAACTCAGTGGCATGTTTAATGAAACTATTATCCATAATAATCCTTTTATAAATTACGCATTCAATAATTTATAATTATTATATAGATGGGTAAAAAAACTTTTTTGCTAACTTAGCCGATATCACAATAAATCCACCTTCACCATAATCAGGTTTAATCGGTTCTGGAGTGGATATATTCTCGATAGGAGAAAAGATTGTTTGATAAACTTCTTCTTCGAAATTAATTTCATGCAGCAAGTCAAGAATTTCGGCAGCAGAATAGAAATGGGCATGCTGATAAAACTTATTTTCTTGTTTTTTAATCTCATAAATTTGTCCCAAGAATGATTTGCGATCAATCATACCAATGACCAGAATACCATTTGTTTTTAATACCCGCTTTACTTCTTGGAGAGCCATTAATGGAACCCTGACATAGCACAATACAGTGCTAAGTAAGATGAAATCAAACTGCTGATCCTTAAAGGGTAAGGTTTCAGCAGTGCATTTGTGAATATCGATTCCACGTATTTTTGCCATTTCACCTAATTTATCAGATGGTTCTACACCCGTTTTAATTCCGCGTCGGGAAGCAAACCTTCCTGAACCTACACCAATTTCAAGCCCATCTCCTGATTCAGGTATTAATTTTTTAAATGCAGCTAGCTCTGATTGAAAAACAGCAGGATGGCGATCAAACCAGGTATCATATTCATCAGCAAATTTATCAAAAGTTTCTATAGCTTCTGTATCAATCATGTTTGTATCCATCTTAAGTATCTTCCTTTTGTATTAGTGTAACCCAACTACTCTTACTTCTTACATAAACCATGAGAGTCTATTAATTTTACAAATATATTCGATGCGAACAATTTATATCTCACGATTTCATATTGCTTTTATTATCCTGTCAAAATGATAGACATACCGTGTGGTTATATATCGAGTATACCCCATATTCTTTAGAGGATGAAAAGGGACAAAAACTTAATCCTAATAGGCAAACAAATTCGTAAGCTACGAAATACGAGAGGCTTTTCTCAAGAAAATTTCGCGAATTTCATTGATATGAATAGGGGTTATTACGGGACCATCGAACGTGGAGAGGCAAATGTCACCGCGCTTAATCTATTAAAAATCATCCAAGGATTAGAAGTAAAACCTAATGATCTATTCCCTCCAGAAACATATAATAGAAAATTTTTTTAGGAGCAACAACGATATTGCTGCTCCTAAACTGCCAAATATTTAAGGATTAAAACCATTCTTTGCTTACTTCGCCAGTATTAGCATTTACTCTTAATTCTACTTCCTTATTATTTTTATCGAGTGCCTTCACTTCATACTTATCCTTCTTAAATTCTATCTTATAAATGTCATGGTATCCGGCTGCTCCTACTTTTTTTATCGCATCAAGCATAGAAATCTTGGGGTTGGCCATAGATTTCATTTTGTAGCCAATTTTAGTTTTGGTAATCGCGTTTGTTTTAGGATCAATCTCCAACTTCACTTCGTTCTCTTGCGCATTCATGGCTTCTGCTTCATAAAAACCATGTTCAAATTTAACTTCTTTAATGTTGTTGTAGCCTTTGGTCTGTAAGTTTGTAATGACTGCAGATAATGGGACTGCAGTAGCTGGAAGGTTATCAGCTAATGTAACTGACGTTGACAATATGAAAAATAAACCCGTTATTAAAATAACCTCAGTTATGGTTAAGCAATTGAGGACATCCAAAATTTACTTCTGCTGATAGACGGTTTTTTTGCTTTTAAACAGTAACCTGCTAAACCACTAACAAGATTAACCAGAAAATTTACCGGACTGCGATGTCGAGTATGCTCAATATGGCAGATAGATTTAAGTTGA encodes the following:
- a CDS encoding sensor domain-containing diguanylate cyclase, with translation MSLDDALINFPEVKNKLKASWKQSLEGKEYVQNIEFNVHDKKIIYEVTSSLIKNSQNNIVGAMHIKRNITERLKTENILHEGMHELKDKNEKITLLLEMSDVMLACNSINELSEITAKYCGKVLSFSKGVFYIMHPSKDFLEASASWGSPISNTSNFTQDQCWALRLGHIHHAGFSETELTCDHIINNVTEEISYLCVPLRAQNDIYGLLYVEVAKKEGEQQLTSNERLLVNAFAELAALALANVRLRENLSFQSVRDPLTSLYNRRYLEEFLIKQIHQSERTKQPLSVLMLDLDHFKRINDVHGHDAGDLVLKQLSQLLINEIRPGDLAARYGGEEFIIVLYDTEAQTAIKRADNIRKSVSLLHVKFGAQDTGEITVSIGISEYPQDGKTGSELIEAADKALYVAKNTGRNKVVPFSEVQLNLKISTNKKSTVEKEHE
- a CDS encoding CHASE3 domain-containing protein; its protein translation is MDNSFIKHATEFVPNETIKSKKTVTHSVFLSAIAIIIAISCISAYQFYNLKNANRWVAHTYQVILASHNSLYHLTYLETRQRGYLLFNDKNYLSDFNENVSKIKKSLANLTELTTDNPSQNEKAIRLSTLINKRIDLLKQMLQIKNNGKLSSPEAMNLFQKSQAVSDEIRALTNEIVQVEFTLLNERNISAIRNATITDVIFVIGQTISVIFLLIAFLLFNRELLKRGHAESKIRNFENQLRSIIEGASDMIAALDLNYRFIIFNHAYEK
- a CDS encoding class I SAM-dependent methyltransferase yields the protein MIDTEAIETFDKFADEYDTWFDRHPAVFQSELAAFKKLIPESGDGLEIGVGSGRFASRRGIKTGVEPSDKLGEMAKIRGIDIHKCTAETLPFKDQQFDFILLSTVLCYVRVPLMALQEVKRVLKTNGILVIGMIDRKSFLGQIYEIKKQENKFYQHAHFYSAAEILDLLHEINFEEEVYQTIFSPIENISTPEPIKPDYGEGGFIVISAKLAKKFFYPSI
- a CDS encoding helix-turn-helix domain-containing protein; protein product: MKRDKNLILIGKQIRKLRNTRGFSQENFANFIDMNRGYYGTIERGEANVTALNLLKIIQGLEVKPNDLFPPETYNRKFF
- a CDS encoding PepSY domain-containing protein — protein: MSTSVTLADNLPATAVPLSAVITNLQTKGYNNIKEVKFEHGFYEAEAMNAQENEVKLEIDPKTNAITKTKIGYKMKSMANPKISMLDAIKKVGAAGYHDIYKIEFKKDKYEVKALDKNNKEVELRVNANTGEVSKEWF